The following proteins come from a genomic window of Pseudomonas cichorii:
- the ngg gene encoding N-acetylglutaminylglutamine synthetase, with amino-acid sequence MKHNATAYSQRLLRTQSPSYERLQARFAEDGSQPDNEQLALHCGWGRLLIGHTYPDAAALAQELLNEKTGERDIALYVAAPQQVLAQSPQQLFLDPSDTLRLWFSDYRPAQRVFRGFRIRRAQNEADWQAINNLYLARGMLPIDPALLTPRHQGGPVYWLAEDERSNAVIGSVMGLNHQKAFNDPENGSSLWCLAVDPQCTRPGVGEVLVRHLIEHFMSRGLSYLDLSVLHDNEQAKALYAKLGFRNLPTFAIKRKNGINESLFLGPGPQADFNPYARIIVEEAHRRGIDVQVDDADAGLFTLSYGGRRIRCRESLSDLTSAVSMTLCQDKSLTHKALKAAGLHVPAQQRVGNADDNLAFLEKHGRIVVKPLDGEQGNGVAVDLCTFDEVQNAIECARQFDSRVILESFHEGLDLRIVVIGFEVVAAAIRHPAEIIGNGRHTIRQLIEAQSRRRSAATDGESKIPMDEETERTVRDAGYDYSSILPMDQRLAVRRTANLHTGGCLEDVTATLHPVLTDAAVRAARALDIPVVGLDLMVPAADQPEYVFIEANERVGLANHEPQPTAERFVDLLFPHSLPVHG; translated from the coding sequence ATGAAACACAATGCGACGGCTTACAGCCAACGATTGTTGCGCACACAGTCGCCCTCCTATGAACGTCTGCAAGCGCGCTTCGCCGAAGACGGCAGTCAGCCGGACAACGAGCAATTGGCGTTGCACTGCGGCTGGGGCCGCTTGTTGATCGGTCATACCTACCCCGACGCCGCTGCACTGGCTCAGGAGCTGCTCAACGAAAAAACCGGTGAACGCGACATCGCGCTGTACGTGGCGGCGCCCCAGCAAGTGCTGGCGCAGTCACCGCAGCAGTTGTTCCTCGATCCGTCCGATACGCTGCGCCTGTGGTTCAGCGATTATCGTCCGGCGCAGCGGGTCTTCCGGGGCTTTCGCATCCGTCGTGCCCAGAACGAAGCCGACTGGCAAGCCATCAACAACCTTTATCTGGCGCGGGGCATGCTGCCCATCGATCCGGCCTTGCTGACACCACGTCATCAAGGCGGGCCGGTCTACTGGCTGGCAGAAGATGAACGCAGCAATGCGGTGATCGGCAGTGTCATGGGCCTGAATCACCAGAAGGCGTTCAATGACCCGGAAAACGGCAGCAGCCTGTGGTGCCTGGCGGTTGATCCGCAATGCACACGCCCCGGTGTGGGTGAAGTGCTGGTGCGTCACCTGATCGAGCACTTCATGAGCCGAGGCTTGAGCTATCTCGACCTGTCCGTGCTGCATGACAACGAACAGGCCAAGGCGCTGTATGCCAAGCTGGGGTTTCGCAACCTGCCGACCTTCGCCATCAAGCGCAAGAACGGCATCAATGAATCGCTGTTTCTGGGGCCTGGGCCTCAGGCGGACTTCAACCCTTATGCGCGGATCATCGTCGAAGAGGCACATCGTCGCGGCATTGATGTGCAGGTCGATGATGCCGATGCGGGCCTGTTCACGCTGAGTTACGGCGGACGCCGCATTCGCTGCCGTGAATCACTGAGCGACCTGACCAGCGCGGTCAGCATGACCCTGTGCCAGGACAAGAGCCTGACCCACAAGGCCCTCAAGGCCGCTGGCCTGCATGTGCCTGCCCAACAACGTGTGGGCAATGCCGACGACAATCTGGCGTTTCTCGAAAAACACGGGCGGATCGTGGTCAAGCCGCTGGATGGTGAGCAAGGCAACGGTGTGGCCGTGGATCTGTGCACCTTCGATGAAGTGCAGAACGCTATCGAGTGTGCCCGTCAGTTCGACAGCCGGGTGATTCTGGAAAGCTTCCACGAAGGCCTGGACCTGCGCATCGTGGTCATCGGTTTTGAAGTGGTGGCGGCTGCGATTCGCCACCCTGCCGAGATCATTGGCAACGGTCGCCATACCATCCGCCAGTTGATCGAAGCTCAAAGCCGTCGTCGCTCTGCTGCCACCGATGGTGAAAGCAAGATCCCGATGGATGAAGAAACCGAACGTACGGTCCGCGACGCGGGCTATGACTATTCAAGCATCCTGCCAATGGACCAGCGCCTGGCCGTGCGCCGCACCGCCAACCTGCACACCGGCGGCTGCCTTGAAGACGTCACCGCAACGCTGCACCCGGTCCTCACCGACGCCGCCGTGCGTGCCGCCCGGGCGCTGGACATTCCGGTGGTTGGCCTGGACCTGATGGTGCCTGCCGCCGACCAGCCGGAATACGTGTTCATCGAGGCCAATGAACGTGTCGGCCTCGCCAACCACGAACCTCAACCCACTGCCGAACGCTTTGTCGATCTATTGTTTCCGCACAGCCTGCCTGTGCATGGGTGA
- a CDS encoding osmoprotectant NAGGN system M42 family peptidase: MPVEKIPDPDLNYLQKVLLEMLAIPSPTGFTDTIVRYVAERLEELGIPFELTRRGTIRATLKGKQSSPDRAVSAHLDTIGASVREVKDNGRLALSAVGCWSSRFAEGSRVSVFTDTGVIRGSVLPLMASGHAFNTAVDEMPISWEHVELRLDAYCTTRADCESLGINIGDFVAFDPLPEFTESGHISARHLDDKAGVAALLAALKSIVESGAEPLIDCHPLFTITEETGTGAAGVLPWDVSEFVGIDIAPVAVGQHSSEHAVSVAMQDSGGPYDYHLSRHLLRLGIDNELPVRRDIFRYYYSDAHSAVTSGNDIRTALLAFGCDATHGYERTHIDSLAALSKLLGAYMLSPPVFASDAKPAQTSLERFSHQIEHDTQMESDTRVPSVDSLLGQNREEI; this comes from the coding sequence ATGCCTGTTGAAAAAATTCCCGATCCGGATCTGAACTACCTGCAGAAAGTCCTGCTGGAAATGCTGGCCATTCCGAGCCCTACGGGTTTTACCGACACTATCGTGCGCTATGTCGCCGAACGCCTGGAAGAGCTGGGCATTCCGTTTGAACTCACTCGACGCGGCACCATTCGCGCCACGCTCAAAGGCAAGCAGAGCAGCCCCGACCGGGCCGTCTCGGCTCATCTGGACACCATTGGCGCCAGTGTTCGCGAGGTCAAGGATAACGGGCGCCTGGCGCTGTCGGCTGTGGGTTGCTGGTCCAGCCGTTTTGCCGAAGGCAGCCGGGTCAGTGTATTCACCGATACCGGCGTGATCCGTGGCAGCGTGTTGCCGCTGATGGCCTCCGGTCATGCGTTCAATACCGCCGTGGATGAAATGCCCATCAGTTGGGAGCATGTCGAACTGCGCCTGGATGCCTATTGCACGACCCGCGCCGACTGCGAATCTTTGGGCATCAATATCGGAGACTTCGTGGCTTTTGACCCGCTGCCGGAGTTCACTGAAAGCGGCCATATCAGCGCCCGCCACCTGGATGACAAAGCCGGTGTCGCAGCCTTGCTGGCGGCGCTCAAGTCGATTGTCGAGAGTGGTGCGGAACCTCTGATCGATTGTCACCCGCTGTTCACCATCACCGAGGAAACCGGCACCGGTGCAGCAGGCGTATTGCCCTGGGATGTGAGCGAGTTCGTCGGCATCGACATCGCTCCGGTCGCAGTCGGCCAGCACTCCAGCGAACATGCGGTGAGCGTGGCGATGCAGGATTCGGGCGGACCTTACGACTATCACTTGTCCCGGCATCTGCTGCGCCTGGGTATCGACAACGAATTGCCCGTGCGCCGCGATATCTTTCGCTATTACTACAGCGATGCCCATTCGGCGGTGACATCAGGCAATGATATCCGCACCGCGCTGCTGGCCTTTGGTTGCGATGCCACCCATGGTTATGAGCGCACCCATATCGATAGCCTTGCGGCCCTGAGCAAACTGCTCGGTGCCTATATGCTCAGCCCACCGGTATTCGCCAGCGACGCCAAACCGGCCCAGACTTCACTGGAGCGGTTCAGTCATCAGATTGAACATGACACCCAGATGGAGTCCGACACCCGCGTGCCGTCCGTGGATAGCCTGCTGGGGCAGAATCGCGAAGAGATTTGA
- a CDS encoding YheU family protein, giving the protein MLIPYDQLEPDTLTRLIEDFVTRDGTDNGDETPLQTRVLRVRHALSKGQAVIFFDLESQQCQLMPKHDVPKEYFD; this is encoded by the coding sequence ATGCTGATCCCTTACGACCAACTCGAACCTGACACCCTCACCCGCCTGATCGAAGATTTCGTGACCCGCGATGGCACGGACAATGGCGACGAAACGCCTCTGCAAACCCGCGTGCTTCGGGTGCGTCATGCCTTGAGCAAAGGTCAGGCAGTGATTTTCTTCGACCTTGAAAGCCAGCAATGCCAGTTGATGCCAAAGCACGATGTGCCCAAAGAATATTTCGACTAA
- the csrA gene encoding carbon storage regulator CsrA — MLVLTREIGESFSIGDNITVQILGVNGNQVRLGIDAPKDIKIHRAEVFRRIARKLSQQAAAPESPAA, encoded by the coding sequence ATGCTGGTACTAACGCGGGAAATTGGCGAATCGTTTTCCATCGGTGACAACATCACCGTGCAGATTCTCGGGGTGAACGGCAATCAGGTCAGGCTCGGAATCGATGCCCCCAAAGACATCAAGATCCATCGCGCCGAAGTGTTCCGACGCATTGCCCGAAAGCTCTCGCAGCAGGCCGCCGCTCCCGAGTCGCCAGCAGCCTGA
- a CDS encoding YnfA family protein: MLNYLWFFLAALFEIFGCYAFWLWLRQGKSALWVIPALISLTIFALLLTRIESAYAGRAYAAYGGIYIIASIAWLGVVERARPLSSDWLGVAFCVIGATIILLGPRWSAS, from the coding sequence GTGCTCAATTACCTCTGGTTCTTCCTTGCGGCCCTGTTCGAGATATTCGGCTGTTATGCCTTCTGGCTGTGGCTGCGTCAGGGCAAGAGTGCCTTGTGGGTCATTCCGGCACTCATCAGCCTGACGATCTTCGCCCTGTTGCTGACCCGGATCGAGTCGGCCTACGCAGGCCGTGCTTATGCGGCTTATGGCGGGATTTACATCATTGCGTCGATTGCCTGGCTGGGCGTGGTCGAGCGGGCCAGGCCCTTGAGCAGCGACTGGCTGGGTGTCGCCTTTTGCGTCATCGGCGCGACAATCATCCTGTTGGGGCCACGCTGGTCGGCGTCCTGA
- a CDS encoding SDR family oxidoreductase yields the protein MQNRIMITGAGSGLGREIALRWAREGWRLALSDVNDAGLQETLAMVREAGGEGFTQRCDVRDYSQLMALAQACEERFGGIDIIVNNAGVASGGFFSELSLEDWDWQIAINLMGVVKGCKAFLPLLEASKGKIINIASMAALMQGPAMSNYNVAKAGVVALSESLLVELTEQGVGVHVVCPSFFQSNLLDSFRGPTPAMKAQVGKLLESSPISASDIADYIFDEVAKGEFMILPHEQGRDAWTLKRKHPQALYDEMTTMCAKMRAKARQTKA from the coding sequence ATGCAAAATCGCATCATGATTACTGGCGCAGGCTCTGGTCTGGGCCGTGAAATTGCACTTCGCTGGGCTCGCGAAGGTTGGCGCCTGGCACTGTCCGACGTCAACGATGCCGGTTTGCAGGAAACCCTGGCCATGGTGCGCGAAGCCGGTGGCGAAGGCTTTACCCAGCGCTGCGATGTGCGCGACTACAGCCAACTCATGGCCCTGGCGCAAGCCTGCGAAGAACGCTTTGGCGGCATCGATATCATTGTCAATAACGCCGGTGTGGCTTCGGGCGGTTTCTTCAGCGAGTTGTCGCTGGAAGATTGGGACTGGCAGATCGCAATCAACCTCATGGGCGTGGTCAAAGGCTGCAAGGCATTCCTGCCGCTGCTGGAGGCCAGCAAAGGCAAGATCATCAATATCGCTTCCATGGCGGCCTTGATGCAGGGGCCGGCCATGAGCAATTACAACGTCGCCAAGGCGGGTGTGGTGGCGCTGTCGGAAAGTCTCCTGGTTGAGCTGACCGAGCAGGGCGTCGGCGTGCATGTGGTCTGTCCGTCGTTCTTTCAGAGCAACCTGCTGGACTCCTTCCGCGGCCCGACGCCTGCGATGAAAGCCCAGGTCGGCAAGCTGCTGGAAAGCTCGCCCATCAGCGCCAGCGACATTGCCGATTACATCTTCGACGAAGTCGCCAAGGGCGAGTTCATGATCCTGCCCCATGAGCAGGGGCGTGATGCCTGGACCTTGAAACGCAAGCATCCCCAGGCGCTCTATGACGAGATGACCACCATGTGCGCCAAGATGCGCGCCAAGGCCCGGCAGACGAAGGCCTGA
- a CDS encoding DUF2784 domain-containing protein, protein MPYRFAADAVVVFHLLFILFVLFGGLLVLRRPWIGFLHVPAMVWGASVEFFHLYCPLTPLENALRQKAGQQGYEGGFIEHYLIPLIYPPALTPQIQVWLGAVVVSINAAIYGWLLIRFVRRIRQT, encoded by the coding sequence ATGCCTTATCGATTCGCTGCGGATGCCGTGGTGGTATTTCATCTGCTGTTTATTCTATTCGTGCTGTTTGGCGGGCTGCTGGTACTGCGCAGACCCTGGATCGGGTTTCTGCATGTCCCGGCCATGGTGTGGGGGGCTTCGGTGGAGTTCTTTCACCTGTATTGCCCGCTGACGCCCCTGGAAAACGCCCTGCGCCAGAAGGCCGGTCAGCAGGGGTATGAGGGCGGCTTCATCGAGCATTACCTGATTCCGCTGATTTATCCGCCAGCGCTGACACCGCAGATCCAGGTGTGGCTGGGCGCAGTCGTTGTATCGATCAATGCCGCGATCTATGGCTGGCTGCTGATCCGCTTCGTGCGTCGTATCAGGCAGACATGA
- a CDS encoding DUF3309 family protein, translating into MGISTILIIVLILILIGGLPVFPHSRNWGYGPSGVVGTILVILLVLVLLGRI; encoded by the coding sequence ATGGGCATAAGCACGATTCTTATCATCGTACTGATTCTGATTCTGATCGGTGGTCTGCCGGTCTTCCCGCACTCCCGCAACTGGGGCTACGGTCCTTCGGGTGTAGTGGGCACGATCCTGGTCATTCTGTTGGTGCTGGTATTGCTTGGCAGGATATGA
- a CDS encoding cation acetate symporter: MIRRLSAALGLAAFAPALMAADALTGAVQKQPLNVAAIIMFVMFVAFTLYITYWASKKNNSASDYYAAGGKITGFQNGLAIAGDYMSAASFLGISALVYTSGYDGLIYSIGFLVGWPIILFLIAERLRNLGKYTFADVASYRLKQKEIRTLSACGSLVVVAFYLIAQMVGAGKLIQLLFGLDYTVAVILVGILMCLYVLFGGMLATTWVQIIKAVMLLSGASFMALMVMKHVNFDFNQLFAQAVAVHPKGEAIMSPGGLVKDPISAFSLGLALMFGTAGLPHILMRFFTVSDAKEARKSVFYATGFIGYFYILTFIIGFGAILLVSTNPAFKDAAGALIGGNNMAAVHLSNAVGGSLFLGFISAVAFATILAVVAGLTLAGASAVSHDLYASVIKKGKANEKDEIRVSKMTTIALAVVAILLGIAFESQNIAFMVGLAFSIAASCNFPVLLLSMYWKNLTTRGAMIGGWMGLISAVVLMVLGPTIWVQILHNPKAIFPYEYPALFSIIIAFVGIWFFSITDKSKATDDERALFYPQFVRSQTGLGASGASSH, translated from the coding sequence ATGATCCGTCGTCTCTCCGCGGCCTTGGGCCTTGCAGCATTCGCACCCGCTCTCATGGCAGCTGACGCCCTTACCGGGGCGGTGCAGAAGCAGCCTTTGAACGTAGCGGCGATCATCATGTTCGTCATGTTCGTGGCGTTCACCCTCTACATCACCTACTGGGCATCCAAGAAAAACAACTCGGCGTCCGACTACTACGCGGCAGGCGGCAAGATCACCGGTTTCCAGAACGGTCTTGCGATTGCAGGCGACTACATGTCGGCGGCGTCCTTCCTGGGTATTTCCGCACTGGTTTACACCTCCGGCTACGATGGCCTGATCTACTCGATCGGCTTTCTGGTGGGCTGGCCGATCATTCTGTTCCTGATCGCCGAACGCCTGCGTAACCTGGGCAAGTACACCTTCGCCGACGTGGCCTCCTATCGCCTGAAGCAGAAAGAGATTCGCACCCTGTCCGCCTGCGGTTCGCTTGTGGTGGTGGCGTTCTACCTGATTGCCCAGATGGTAGGTGCAGGCAAACTGATCCAGTTGCTGTTCGGTCTGGACTATACCGTTGCGGTGATCCTGGTCGGTATCCTGATGTGCCTGTATGTGCTGTTCGGCGGCATGCTGGCGACTACCTGGGTACAGATCATCAAGGCCGTGATGCTGCTGTCGGGTGCCTCGTTCATGGCGCTGATGGTCATGAAGCACGTCAACTTCGACTTCAACCAACTGTTCGCCCAGGCTGTTGCCGTTCACCCTAAAGGTGAAGCGATCATGAGCCCAGGTGGTCTGGTGAAAGACCCGATCTCGGCGTTCTCCCTCGGTCTGGCCCTGATGTTCGGTACTGCGGGTCTGCCGCACATCCTGATGCGCTTCTTCACGGTGAGCGATGCCAAGGAAGCCCGTAAGTCGGTGTTCTACGCCACCGGTTTCATCGGCTACTTCTACATCCTGACCTTCATCATCGGTTTTGGCGCGATCCTGCTGGTCAGCACCAACCCGGCGTTCAAGGATGCAGCAGGCGCCTTGATCGGCGGCAACAACATGGCAGCGGTGCATCTGTCCAACGCGGTAGGTGGCAGTCTGTTCCTGGGCTTCATCTCGGCGGTGGCGTTCGCGACCATCCTGGCGGTGGTTGCGGGCCTGACTCTGGCCGGTGCGTCGGCAGTGTCCCATGACCTGTATGCCAGCGTGATCAAGAAAGGCAAGGCCAACGAGAAAGACGAGATCCGCGTTTCCAAGATGACGACTATCGCCCTGGCGGTCGTAGCCATCCTGTTGGGTATCGCCTTCGAGAGCCAGAACATCGCGTTCATGGTCGGCCTGGCGTTCTCCATCGCGGCCAGCTGTAACTTCCCTGTTCTGCTGCTCTCGATGTACTGGAAAAACCTGACCACCCGTGGCGCCATGATTGGCGGCTGGATGGGGCTGATCAGTGCTGTAGTCCTGATGGTGCTGGGTCCGACCATCTGGGTGCAGATCCTGCACAACCCTAAAGCCATCTTCCCGTACGAGTACCCGGCGCTGTTCTCCATCATCATCGCCTTCGTCGGTATCTGGTTCTTCTCCATCACCGACAAGTCCAAGGCTACAGACGACGAACGTGCGCTGTTCTACCCGCAATTCGTACGTTCGCAGACTGGTCTGGGTGCCAGCGGTGCATCGTCACACTAA
- a CDS encoding DUF485 domain-containing protein, which produces MNDSIYLSIQNSPRFKELVSKRERFAWILSAIMLGLYAAFILLIAYGPHILGAKISATSTITWGMPIGVGLIISAFILTGVYVRRANSEFDELNNAILKEIQQ; this is translated from the coding sequence ATGAACGACAGCATTTACCTCTCGATTCAAAACAGCCCGCGCTTCAAGGAGCTGGTTTCCAAAAGAGAGCGGTTCGCCTGGATTCTTTCGGCGATCATGCTCGGGCTCTATGCCGCATTCATTCTCTTGATTGCGTATGGACCTCATATTCTGGGAGCCAAGATCAGTGCGACTTCAACCATTACGTGGGGCATGCCGATAGGGGTCGGCCTGATCATCTCGGCGTTCATTCTGACGGGGGTCTACGTACGCCGTGCCAACAGTGAGTTCGACGAACTGAACAATGCAATTCTCAAGGAGATTCAGCAATGA
- a CDS encoding glycine betaine ABC transporter substrate-binding protein produces MNMRKILGAGAALVLAASSTLAIAETKTLTIGYVEGWSDSVATTHVAAEVLKEKLGYDVKLQSVAAGIMWQAVATDKLDMMLSAWLPGTHGEYYTKYKDQVVNYGPNFKDAKIGLIVPEYVKAQTIEDLKTDDSFKKKITGIDAGSGVMLKTDQAIKDYGLDGYKLQASSGAGMIAELTRAEKRKESIVVTGWVPHWMFAKWKLRFLEDPKSVYGAAETVDNVASLSLEKKAPDVVAFLKKFQWESKDEIGEVMLAIQDGAKPDVAAKEWVAKHPERVAAWTAK; encoded by the coding sequence ATGAATATGCGAAAAATTCTGGGGGCAGGTGCCGCGCTGGTACTGGCCGCCAGCTCCACGCTGGCCATTGCTGAAACCAAGACATTGACCATCGGCTACGTCGAAGGCTGGTCCGACAGTGTCGCCACGACCCACGTAGCCGCCGAAGTGCTCAAGGAAAAACTGGGCTATGACGTCAAGTTGCAATCCGTTGCAGCCGGGATCATGTGGCAGGCAGTAGCCACCGACAAGCTGGACATGATGCTGTCGGCCTGGTTGCCCGGCACTCATGGTGAGTACTACACCAAATACAAGGATCAGGTCGTGAACTACGGCCCGAACTTCAAGGACGCCAAGATCGGCCTGATCGTGCCGGAGTACGTCAAGGCCCAGACCATCGAAGACCTCAAGACCGATGATTCCTTCAAGAAGAAGATCACCGGGATCGATGCCGGCTCGGGTGTGATGCTCAAGACCGACCAGGCCATCAAGGACTACGGCCTTGACGGTTACAAGCTGCAGGCCAGTTCGGGAGCCGGGATGATTGCCGAGCTGACCCGTGCCGAGAAACGCAAGGAGTCCATCGTGGTCACCGGCTGGGTGCCGCACTGGATGTTTGCCAAGTGGAAACTGCGTTTTCTTGAAGACCCGAAAAGCGTATACGGCGCTGCTGAAACCGTCGACAACGTTGCCAGCCTGAGCCTGGAGAAGAAAGCGCCTGACGTCGTTGCCTTCCTGAAAAAATTCCAGTGGGAATCCAAGGATGAAATCGGTGAAGTGATGCTGGCGATTCAGGATGGCGCCAAACCTGATGTCGCGGCGAAGGAGTGGGTGGCCAAGCACCCTGAGCGTGTAGCCGCATGGACCGCTAAATAA
- a CDS encoding serine/threonine protein kinase, which yields MLRFLRFATVLGGLCLSASALATNIDPATYGYPLTNPFEATIATTPPDMRPELPDDEDIDQDVYTLNLHPEREFILPDNFWAVKKLSYRLARQDHAAPLIFLIAGTGAPYNSTLNEFLKKLYYGAGYHVVQLSSPTSYDFMSSASRFATPGISTEDAEDLYRVMQAIRAQQADLPVTEYYLTGYSLGALNAAFVSKLDETRRSFNFKKVLLLNPPVNLYTSISNLDKLVQTNVKGINDTTTFYELVLAKLTRYFRQRGYIDLNDALLYDFQQSKQHLTNEQMAMLIGTSFRFSSADIAFTSDLINRRGLITPPKFPITEGTSLTPFLKRAMQCDFDCYLTEQVIPMWRARTDGGSLLQLVDQVSLYALKDYLHTSTKISVMHNADDVILGSGDLGFLRKTFGDRLTVYPYGGHCGNINYRVNSDAMLEFFRG from the coding sequence ATGCTCCGTTTTCTGCGCTTCGCTACCGTTTTAGGTGGCTTATGTTTGAGTGCGTCCGCTCTGGCGACCAACATTGATCCCGCCACCTATGGTTATCCGCTGACTAACCCGTTTGAAGCGACCATTGCGACCACTCCACCGGACATGCGCCCTGAACTGCCTGACGATGAAGATATCGATCAGGACGTCTACACGCTCAATCTGCACCCGGAACGCGAATTCATCCTGCCGGACAATTTCTGGGCGGTAAAAAAGCTGAGCTATCGCCTGGCCAGGCAAGACCATGCAGCACCTCTGATTTTCCTGATTGCCGGAACCGGCGCGCCTTATAACAGTACCCTCAATGAATTCCTGAAGAAGCTGTATTACGGCGCGGGTTATCACGTCGTGCAGTTGTCCTCGCCCACCAGCTACGACTTCATGAGTTCCGCTTCGCGTTTTGCCACGCCAGGGATCTCCACGGAGGATGCCGAAGACCTGTACCGGGTGATGCAAGCCATACGCGCCCAGCAGGCAGACTTGCCGGTGACCGAGTATTACCTGACCGGTTATAGCCTCGGCGCACTCAATGCGGCCTTCGTCAGCAAGCTGGACGAAACCCGTCGCAGCTTCAACTTCAAGAAAGTCCTGCTGCTCAACCCGCCGGTCAACCTCTATACGTCCATCAGCAACCTGGACAAGCTGGTGCAGACCAACGTCAAGGGCATCAACGACACCACCACGTTCTATGAACTGGTACTGGCCAAGCTGACCCGCTACTTCCGCCAGAGAGGCTACATCGACCTCAACGATGCGTTGCTCTATGACTTTCAGCAGTCCAAGCAGCACCTGACCAATGAACAGATGGCGATGCTGATCGGCACCTCGTTCCGTTTTTCGTCGGCCGACATTGCGTTCACTTCCGACCTGATCAACCGTCGCGGCCTGATCACCCCGCCCAAGTTTCCGATTACCGAAGGCACCAGCCTGACGCCGTTCCTCAAACGCGCCATGCAATGCGACTTCGACTGCTACCTGACAGAGCAAGTCATCCCCATGTGGCGTGCCCGCACCGATGGTGGCAGCCTGTTGCAACTCGTGGATCAGGTCAGCCTGTATGCACTCAAGGATTACCTGCACACCAGCACCAAGATCTCGGTCATGCATAACGCCGATGACGTGATTCTGGGCTCGGGTGACTTGGGCTTCCTGCGCAAGACCTTCGGTGATCGCCTGACCGTTTACCCATACGGTGGCCATTGCGGCAACATCAATTACCGCGTCAACAGTGACGCCATGCTGGAGTTCTTCCGTGGCTAA